The following coding sequences are from one Epilithonimonas vandammei window:
- a CDS encoding LTA synthase family protein, whose protein sequence is MYSIYLLVFPKRWIGSRFDKIFTYVYLAIVLLVIYFSLLAEIPFWDEFGVRFNFIAVDYLIYTYEVISNINESYPLPLIIFVLVALIVLTFVFLQKRRIFRSTFSDKRSISKRLALFSLLIPALILSLILKNKQADFSNNLVLNELGKNGTFSFFTAFKSNELDYETFYPKIDDKEAYSVLKKNLLQENQAYLSNKWDDISRTTKSENEQRPNVILIAIESFSGDFLKAFGNKDNLTPNYDKLVNESIFFTNLYATGTRTVRGMEALTLSVPPTPGNSIVRRPDNQNLFSVATIFKEKNYQPYFIYGGDGYFDNMNNFFGGQGFDIVDRNRGNPLSDDIKTQRFNIPDNEVSFENAWGICDEDLYKQSIKYADKSSKLNKPFFQFVMTTSNHKPYTFPAGKIDLPQGDRNGAVKYTDYALGKFLADAKTKPWFKNTVFVIVADHCASSAGKWEINIDKHHIPAIIYNLPQKAEKINRLTSQIDLMPTLFGYLGWNYTTSLYGKDINQTKIGNERAFIGNYRTLGMLKGNIFTQIDDRKKVKQFTVKDSDKSLKEIKSKNSQLVSETISYYQTASERFKNGKMKAK, encoded by the coding sequence TCATCTATTTCAGTTTGTTGGCGGAGATTCCTTTTTGGGATGAATTTGGCGTGAGATTCAATTTTATTGCGGTTGATTATCTGATCTATACTTACGAAGTTATTTCCAATATCAACGAATCTTATCCATTGCCATTAATCATTTTTGTATTGGTTGCGTTGATTGTTTTAACCTTCGTTTTCCTTCAAAAAAGAAGGATATTTAGGAGTACATTTTCAGACAAAAGATCAATTTCAAAGCGATTAGCTCTTTTTTCTTTATTGATTCCGGCTTTAATTTTAAGTTTAATATTGAAAAACAAACAGGCAGATTTCAGCAACAATTTAGTTTTAAATGAATTAGGAAAAAACGGAACATTTTCATTTTTTACGGCTTTCAAATCCAATGAATTAGACTACGAAACTTTCTATCCGAAAATTGATGATAAAGAGGCGTATTCTGTTCTGAAGAAAAATCTCTTACAGGAAAATCAAGCTTATCTTTCCAACAAATGGGACGATATTTCCAGAACTACAAAATCTGAAAATGAGCAACGCCCGAATGTCATTCTGATTGCGATAGAAAGTTTCAGCGGAGATTTTCTGAAAGCTTTCGGGAACAAAGACAATCTTACTCCAAACTATGATAAATTGGTTAACGAAAGCATTTTCTTTACCAATCTTTACGCAACCGGAACCAGAACTGTGCGTGGAATGGAAGCTTTGACTCTGTCCGTTCCGCCAACGCCGGGGAACAGTATTGTGAGAAGACCTGATAATCAGAATTTGTTTTCTGTGGCTACGATTTTTAAAGAGAAAAATTATCAACCCTATTTCATTTACGGTGGCGACGGTTATTTCGATAATATGAATAATTTTTTCGGAGGACAAGGTTTTGATATTGTGGACAGAAATCGTGGAAATCCTTTATCAGACGATATCAAAACACAACGTTTCAATATTCCGGACAACGAAGTGAGTTTTGAAAATGCCTGGGGGATTTGCGATGAAGACTTGTACAAACAATCTATTAAATACGCTGATAAAAGCAGTAAATTAAACAAGCCGTTTTTCCAGTTTGTGATGACGACTTCCAATCATAAACCTTACACTTTCCCAGCCGGAAAAATCGACCTTCCGCAAGGTGACAGAAATGGAGCTGTAAAATATACTGATTATGCTTTGGGGAAATTTTTGGCCGATGCAAAAACAAAACCTTGGTTCAAAAATACTGTGTTTGTCATTGTTGCCGACCATTGTGCGAGCAGTGCCGGAAAGTGGGAAATCAATATCGATAAGCATCATATTCCTGCGATTATTTACAATCTTCCCCAAAAAGCGGAAAAAATCAATCGACTGACTTCTCAGATTGATTTGATGCCGACTTTATTCGGTTATTTGGGTTGGAATTACACGACAAGTTTGTACGGAAAAGACATTAATCAGACAAAAATTGGTAATGAACGCGCTTTTATTGGAAATTACAGAACTTTAGGAATGTTGAAAGGGAATATTTTCACTCAGATTGATGATAGAAAAAAGGTAAAACAATTTACCGTAAAAGATTCGGACAAGTCTTTGAAAGAAATTAAATCTAAAAATTCACAACTAGTTTCTGAGACAATTTCTTATTATCAAACCGCGAGTGAAAGATTTAAAAACGGAAAAATGAAAGCGAAATAG
- a CDS encoding phosphatase PAP2 family protein gives MKLIFSGILIILLSSQNLLAQNSLAVRKDSIDSVSIAHLPFDKAYQFSYKKLIIPTVFISYGVATLKIDKLKQLNFSTRNEINEHKPDHMRLDNFTQFAPAALLYGLNAFGVEGKHNFRNRSIIYGTSLLLASAVVMPTKHLVKEERPDHYNQLSFPSGHTAFAFASAQFMYREYKDTNLWLGVSGYSLAVFTGVYRMLNDKHWFSDVVAGAGIGILSTEASYWLYPKINKLLTGKNKNSSTMVMPFYQNKTAGIGLVKNF, from the coding sequence ATGAAACTAATATTCTCAGGCATATTAATTATTTTATTAAGTTCTCAAAATCTTTTGGCTCAGAATAGTTTAGCTGTAAGAAAAGATTCTATTGATAGTGTTTCTATTGCTCATTTACCTTTTGACAAAGCTTATCAATTCAGTTACAAGAAGCTGATTATTCCCACTGTTTTTATAAGTTACGGCGTTGCAACTTTGAAAATTGACAAATTAAAACAGCTCAATTTTTCGACAAGAAATGAAATCAATGAACATAAACCAGACCATATGAGACTGGATAACTTTACTCAATTTGCTCCTGCTGCTTTACTTTATGGATTAAATGCTTTTGGAGTTGAGGGGAAACATAATTTCCGGAACCGAAGCATCATTTACGGGACATCGCTATTATTAGCTTCTGCTGTTGTAATGCCTACCAAACATTTAGTAAAAGAAGAAAGACCAGATCATTATAATCAGCTATCTTTTCCTTCTGGTCATACGGCATTTGCTTTTGCATCTGCCCAGTTTATGTACAGAGAATATAAGGATACTAATTTATGGCTGGGCGTTTCCGGTTATTCTTTGGCGGTTTTCACGGGCGTTTACAGAATGTTGAATGACAAACATTGGTTCAGTGATGTGGTTGCTGGCGCAGGAATCGGGATTTTATCTACGGAAGCTTCTTACTGGTTGTATCCAAAAATCAATAAATTATTAACCGGAAAAAATAAAAATTCTTCTACGATGGTTATGCCTTTTTATCAGAATAAAACAGCTGGAATTGGGTTGGTGAAAAATTTCTAA
- a CDS encoding sulfite exporter TauE/SafE family protein: MIVEVILLFFGTILAFWLSAICGGGASLILIPILNLLLPASVVPFSLTIGTFTSSVSRIAVFKKHINWKIFFWFVPFSIPAVLMGAYLIKYINPNYLQLIVAFFLIANVPQLFKKVKNDETDEKASPKYVLAIIGFLAGFVSGITGAIGLLFNRFYLKFGLKKEEIVATRAANEVFLHLIKLVIYISLGLYSNLALWLGLAIAVATIISSYTVKYILPYLSENLFRKIGYGAMVVAGITLLIGTSDKIIQQDKLGITIAKSESIISWRSTDFVIEFAFDDGLEIERPIRPEELPNHLKTKYAALKNHYDVIHLEKVFTFRNKPSYEFYCYKDNQLTKFES; this comes from the coding sequence ATGATTGTTGAAGTTATTTTATTGTTCTTCGGAACCATTCTCGCATTCTGGCTGAGTGCGATTTGCGGAGGCGGTGCAAGCCTTATTTTAATCCCAATTTTAAACCTTTTGTTGCCAGCTTCTGTTGTTCCGTTTTCATTGACAATCGGGACGTTTACGAGTTCGGTATCAAGAATTGCGGTTTTCAAAAAACATATCAACTGGAAGATTTTCTTTTGGTTTGTTCCGTTTTCAATTCCTGCGGTTTTGATGGGCGCTTACCTCATCAAATATATCAATCCTAATTATCTTCAATTAATTGTCGCTTTTTTCCTCATTGCCAATGTTCCTCAACTTTTCAAAAAAGTAAAGAACGACGAAACCGATGAAAAAGCATCTCCGAAATATGTTTTGGCAATCATCGGTTTTCTGGCAGGATTTGTTTCCGGAATTACCGGCGCAATCGGATTGTTATTTAATCGCTTTTATTTGAAGTTTGGCTTAAAAAAAGAAGAAATTGTTGCAACTCGTGCGGCGAATGAAGTTTTTCTGCATCTCATCAAGCTTGTCATTTATATTTCTCTGGGATTGTATTCTAATCTTGCTTTATGGCTGGGATTAGCGATTGCTGTGGCGACGATTATTTCATCTTATACGGTCAAATATATTCTTCCTTACCTCAGTGAAAATCTCTTCAGAAAAATCGGTTACGGCGCAATGGTTGTCGCCGGAATTACTTTATTGATTGGCACTTCTGATAAAATTATCCAGCAAGATAAATTGGGCATTACGATTGCAAAAAGTGAATCGATTATCTCGTGGAGGTCGACAGATTTTGTGATTGAATTTGCCTTCGATGACGGTTTGGAAATCGAAAGACCGATTCGTCCCGAAGAATTGCCCAATCATCTTAAAACCAAATACGCTGCTCTGAAAAATCATTACGATGTCATTCATCTGGAAAAGGTTTTCACTTTCCGGAACAAACCTTCCTACGAATTCTATTGTTACAAAGACAATCAGCTTACCAAATTTGAAAGTTAA